The window tcattgaaaaaatatatttacttgatttttcaacttgatttaaattctttaattcaagtatttataattaagcaTATCAATatgtaaagtaaagaaaatttttatttcaaaaaataatcaccTATAAGTACACTCTTTAAATCTCGCAGAATGAAAAATTGctcaaaaattacattaaatattactctTTTAGAATAACGTTTTACTCCTCGAAATTTGAAGATTATAAATgctaaaataaagtttaagtattttattatttaaattaaatacatagaaGTACTTGaacggaaaaaatttaatcaagttgaaaaatttaatcaaacgcTAACAACTTTCTCCTCAATGTCATAGCAAATTTCAATACGTAGTGTTTGGTTTCAGTGTTCGGTCTGGCAACGTTGGTTTTTAACGGTTTGGAAATGGCGATGCACTCGATGATGCAGGGTGCCGAGTGCTTGACCGACGTCATCTTCGTGCATCCGGTGCTGCACGGCTTGTTCACCTTCTTGCAGATGCACTTTCTCTTCGTAAACTCACAGGCAAGCATCAGTCTTACGTTAATTACATTACACCGAGCGCTGAGCTCAGTGGTTAGACAATGCGTAAACGCGTTTCTTCGTTGTGCTCTGATGCATCGACGATACGTATCGCTAACGCGATCATACACCGCATTTGAGCCAGAACGAAggatattttatagattttaaactttacataaatattatatagaattcTCTGGctgaaaagttttaataaaattttgttgaaattttgataaatcgttaaatttgataaagtttcaataaatatttaacaaaattttaattatatttcgttAAAAACATTATCTCATCCATTAATACGAAAGACACaaagtaacattttaatagacaatttaataaaaatgtaataagatttaaatagaattttattaaaactattttaaagcctcaaattacaattttaattttccatctattaatccttgtgattaATTTGCTTTTAGGTGCTCGTAGAGCGTTTCGGTCTTGCAGCCAGATTTGGCTTCACGCATCTCGCGGCCACCAATGTCGCAGTCTGGGCCCGTTTGGTGATTTGGGATACCGCACAGGAATGGACATACTTTGTACACTTGGCGCAACACGAGCAGCAAACCTCCGTGTCTCCATTGAGTCTTCGAGGATTTCCCGGATCCTTGACACGACATTCACGGGATCTTAtaggtatatatatttcatcattCGTAATGTGACGctattgataaaaaacaatttgggGAAACCATTTAATTATGCGAGTTGTTTCTTTCAGATAATTCGGTGGCAAAGGGAAATAATTTCAAGCCCTACCAACCTGTTTCAAATGAGCAAATATCACAAGTAATTGCATTGCAAGAATGCTTGAACACTAATACCTTGGGACAACTGTGGACTTCAAGCATGCCATTCCTATATCCCTTTATTGTACAATTTAGGTAcgtattatatgaaatatttgccGGTtctcgattaaaattttttaattcttatttctttaattgatCAATATCGCACAAATTGAAACTAAGATGTGACAAAACAAACTTaacataaagttttaattttttaattttaaaataaaattttaatataaatttatatatttttttgtggcAGTCTTATTTCTTTAGAATAACTCTAACAATTACCTCTAATATCTTTCAGTTTGATTGCCGCAGCGGTGACTTTCGTGATGGGTCAGAATGTTGGTCGGAGTCGActaattaaacaaaagttcCACGGCAGCAAGGACTTAAGTAGTCACACCCGAGTAGGTTGCGACGGTTCCAGCAAGGGCCTCTTCCTGGGTATCCTCTGCATGGTCGCTGGCATCGTGGTGATTCTCATATTCCTCGTCGTACGGGAGGACGAGAACTTTCCCTCCGCTACTCTGTCGTGGCTCACGTGCGGCACTCTAATCGGCATACTGACCCTAAGCAGTCTAATGACGGCGAGCGGTCTCGTGCAGGTACGTCAAATCTCGGTGGTAACGCGAGCGCCGGCCGCCCTAGACAGCCTCCTGTCGAACGTGTCGCTCTTCGGGGTGCAACTCTACTCCGTCTTCACTGTCGTGGTGTGCGCCTGTTCCCTGGCCATGTCGGACCAGGACGAGACCGAGGACACGCGGGCAAGACACATCATGCTGCTGTCAATGTCGATACTGCAGCTGGTCCAGTGTTTCGCGCAGAGCACGCTGATCGCCGAGACCTCGCGACGCTCGTGCATAACGCGCTTCCAATTGCTGGCGAAACCTGGTCGCCAGGTAATCACCTTCCTGCTGTTCAGCAACGCCGTGCTCTGGGCCTTCGATACCGTGATCACGCAGAACTGGCTGTCGCAGGAGCTGCAGCTACGGTTCTTCGGCGTGCTCGCCTGGGGCGTGCTCTCCAGGATCGGGCTGCCCCTTCTAATCTTCTACAGGTTCCACAGCTGCGTGCTACTGTTGGAGGCGTGGAACAAGTGTTACAGAACGCCACGGGGAGAACACCCTCTCAACTGACAACGCGGAATCTCACGCCGAATCTCGTGCAGGTTCGTTGCGTCATTAGTGTTATCAGCGTTCTTGATcgatttatttgtgtaataaaaacacaatatggATCTACATATCTTTCCTAGAActtcttatatacatatgtgaattttcaaatattgtaaGATTCCCAAGCCTTTTCAATCTATAATTTCCGTGGGGGAAAaaccataaaattttaaaaaagtaaagaaaaaagtatcttttcaaaaattgtcataagtttaatgaaaaatatatttatgaagaATTCTTAAAAAGATTGTGAAATGTTATAAGTTAATATTCTTTGGTAAGCATAACCATTTCTctcaacatatttttttcacttataaaACACGATTGATATGTCAACAGACTGCATTCTGGTTCGCAAGAACCTCGCCGTTCCGGGAGATCAATGTCGATGGACAACGGACATGCCTGCAAATGGCTGTTGCATCCGAATTCGCTGTCGTTGGACGCGATGCATTTTCTCCCCTATGTGGACAGCGCGAGCTGGCTGTATCTGGACCCGAATCCCATTTTTCCCGTACGCCTACCGAGTCTAGAGTGCGACGCGTCGTTAATACCCGAACAGCACCGTCATCATCACCGTCactatcatcatcatcatcaccgCCATCGTAATAATTGTCAGAGGAGACACCGTCGAGTACTGAGCGATCCCGGAGGATGGAACGCTGATATTCGGACGGATACAATGCGACATCGGCGAGTGCTAAGCAGCGCCGGCATCGACCTTATGCGAGCGCCGATAGACGAGGCCAATGAAGATAATCTATCGCCCGAGGAGGAGGCGAGAGCGTCGACCTTCAGAAAAGTGCCATGGCACCCTAATTTACATATGCTCAAAATTAGGAGAACATAAAGCTACAACTAAACGCAATTGCAACAAAAATGGAAGCGAATACCTTGAACaaacaagattttaaaaaaataccgcaTATGGCCTATCAGCAAACGGCTAGACTGTTGAATGTCACTAGTTTAAACCCCAAAATTTAAAAGTCTGgataaattttgaagaagGTCTTATCTCTCAGAAgggttttagaattttgtattaGTTCTTTGTATTAGTTAAAACTGAAttgtgttattaattta of the Monomorium pharaonis isolate MP-MQ-018 chromosome 11, ASM1337386v2, whole genome shotgun sequence genome contains:
- the LOC105832767 gene encoding proton channel OtopLc translates to MSRTLQPIEESNPGKSSASNEQHDKDSLNETGSTTGGTVEGAPGGGPSRGDRTKDKEDHAQASTSAPPARSLVSRILSRTRSPEDLLDHSEPYSQLWVVLSNVYGELIVVLTLAVCLAEVMDTPVPLLSLQGIFLMYLYVGSIAVIIAIYIWVLVDSCSSLSRGANGLGDAELGGASLTRFGSLKRAHISRARTAPTSFYIRVGALLFGLATLVFNGLEMAMHSMMQGAECLTDVIFVHPVLHGLFTFLQMHFLFVNSQVLVERFGLAARFGFTHLAATNVAVWARLVIWDTAQEWTYFVHLAQHEQQTSVSPLSLRGFPGSLTRHSRDLIDNSVAKGNNFKPYQPVSNEQISQVIALQECLNTNTLGQLWTSSMPFLYPFIVQFSLIAAAVTFVMGQNVGRSRLIKQKFHGSKDLSSHTRVGCDGSSKGLFLGILCMVAGIVVILIFLVVREDENFPSATLSWLTCGTLIGILTLSSLMTASGLVQVRQISVVTRAPAALDSLLSNVSLFGVQLYSVFTVVVCACSLAMSDQDETEDTRARHIMLLSMSILQLVQCFAQSTLIAETSRRSCITRFQLLAKPGRQVITFLLFSNAVLWAFDTVITQNWLSQELQLRFFGVLAWGVLSRIGLPLLIFYRFHSCVLLLEAWNKCYRTPRGEHPLN